The DNA region GACAATGAGATTTATTGCACACACCAATTCTTAAGAAGCTCTGAATTATTTTCAAACATACTTAATAATTGCCATTGCGATAGAATCAGTATGGGAATGTACCCCTCTAAACTGGAACACTTGCTAAGATATGATTTTGGCATCTATACATTACCTCCACTCATTCCATAAAACTCCTTCGGCGTCATGTATTTCAGTGATGAATGCGGCCTCTTCCAGTTATAATCTATGAAGAACTGCTTCATCATTTCGTCTGCATCCTGGAAGGTCTGAAACTCGTGCTGCCAAACATAATCCTCCTTGAGTGATTTATGAAATGCTTCGATGTACGCATCTTCTTCTGGACTGTTCTTTGCAGTTACCTCCTGGTTGATCTTACATGCCTGCAATATCTTGATGAACCTGTCTGATGTATATTGTGGACCTCCATCATTCCTTACCGTTAACCCTTCAGGAATTACCCCACCAGGGAATCTATCCAGTATTGCTCTATCAAATGTTCTTACGGCTTCATCC from Nitrososphaerales archaeon includes:
- a CDS encoding IS3 family transposase — encoded protein: ILETIEREALEHPSYGVRRITAMLKRKGMHVNRKKVHRLMKIANLIKRRSVRKHAIRKRTLTVPVRSNHLWEQDITYIWCGNDGWCYLFNILDCYTREWLSYTFSKECGTDEAVRTFDRAILDRFPGGVIPEGLTVRNDGGPQYTSDRFIKILQACKINQEVTAKNSPEEDAYIEAFHKSLKEDYVWQHEFQTFQDADEMMKQFFIDYNWKRPHSSLKYMTPKEFYGMSGGNV